tttaggccaggcgtggtggaccatgcctgtaatcccagcactttgggaggccaagacgggtggatcacaaggtcaggagattgagaccgtccaggctaacacggtgaaaccctgtctctactaaaaatacaaaaaagtagccgggcgccgtggcaggcacctgtagtctcagctgctcaggaggctgaggcaggagaatggcatgaacccgggaggcggagcttgcagtgagctgagatcacaccactgcactccaacctgggcaacagagcgagactctgtctcaaaaaaatatatatatatattttaataaacttgaTGAAAAAGTCATTATTGCATGTTTGGCATGGCACTACCCTCATCATTAAACAGGCTGTGTCTCTAAAATTTGTAATTACTACACAGGTTACAGATTTGTATGCCTGTATTCATTATCAGACTTCATCATCCCTGAGTTAAGGTGTAGCCTCTATACAGCAATGTAGTCTTTCCCTGGAGGACTGTTATCAAGTCTTAATGATGATTTAAGAGTTGGTAATCCAATGTGAGCATTTatcctcacttctgttttctcccAATAAAAGCCAGGTTTTATGGTTGCAGAGAACTTAGTCCTCGTAACAATCTTGTGTGGGAGATGGtggtatccccattttacagatgtgaaaacagaACCTCAGAGAGTTACCCAACTTGCCCAAGAAAAGTGACCTGTGATGAGCAACAAAGTATTAAACCTGGTCTTTTGATTAAAAATACCTCTACAGACTTTTTCCCACCCCAtgtctttatctcttttttttaccttttatttttttttaaatagagaccagggtctcgctctgttgcccagcatgatcctcccaccttggactcccagagctgggattacaggtgtgagccagtgcacccaacCCCCCATGTCTTTTTCTATTGCCTGTGTCCCACCATTctttttacatacatacataaaacccTTAAATCTATCAGTTGCCACACTTGTTAGTGAGCGGATTAAAAAGTTTAGGGAAGGcgtaggcaggagaatcacttgagcctaggagcttgaACCagctggcaacaaagtgagactctgtctctataaaaaaatttaaaaattaattgggcatggtgctgcacacctgttttcctagctacttaggagactaaggcaggaggatcatttgcattggaggtcacagtgagcaatgactgtgccactgtactccagcctagaaaacagagcaaaacctctgtctcttttaaaaaaaagtttatggagAGAGGATTGAAGTTGTACTTTAAATGAAATTACTGATGTATTCATTCAATTCTGTTTTTCATACTGTTTATTTAAGAGCTAATCTTCTCTCAGACTAACCCTTAAATCAGTCTCCTCTTGACAATAAGGAAGCCAAAAGTAAGAATATTCACAtgcctaacctttttttttttttttttttttaaggtaatgTCTGTCGCCCTTGtggtggtgcagtctcagctcactgcaacctctgcctcccaggctcaagcaatcctcccatttcagccttccaagtagttgagactacaggcatatgccactatgcccagctaattgttgtatatttttgtagagacggggtgtaTCCATCTGTTCTCACAGTactataaagaattacctgacACTGGGgtaattatgaagaaaagaggtttaattgactcacagttctgcaggcttaacaggaagcatgactaggaggcttcaggaaacctacaattgtggcagagggtgaagggaaagcaagtaCATCCTCACATGTtggagtgggggtgggagtggagagagagagcaagagagagagatgtgCACACTTcagaaaccatcagatctcatgagaattcactatcatgagaacagcatgagggaaatctgcccccatgatccagtcacctcccacctagtccctcccccaacatggggaattacagttcaacatgagatttgggtggggacacagagccaaaccatatcacagggttttgccatgttgcccagtctggtcttgaactcctgggctcaagtgatccactcacctcagcctccctgactgctggcattacaggcatgcgccaccacacccagcccacatgCCTAACTTTTAATGAATGACTAAGCCCATTAATAGCATGTAAATATGGTGGAATGTTATTTAACTTTTACAGTTACAAATACACtgtgtccattttttaaataattatttattgagtatctaccatataccaggcactgttgtaGGCTTTAGAGATATAATGATGAGTAGCATATGCAAGGTCCCTGCTCTGAGGGGTTAAATTCTAATGACAGGATATAGTCATagcaaataaataagaacatatcagataatgaaaatatttacaggAACTaataaaaaacccacaaatatctGTCTATAAATGAACACGTGCTAACAATGATATCAAaagataggccaggcatggtgacttacacctgtgatcccaacactttaggagaccaaggcagtaGGACtgtttaagcccaggaattcaagaccagcctgggcaacatagtaaggccTTGTCTACGTACATACACATGTACTTATCATCTGTCTGCCTGCCTACCTACATACTGGTTTATCAGGGTATATTAAAGTGAGATTTATGGGGCTGCCGATAGGAGTGGGAATGTAAAGTTGTTTAATTgtactatttaaaaaatcaaaagtttgGGAAGAAGTCTCATAAAGTTTAAGGTTTGACTTTTATTGAGTAGTATAAATCACTTTATTTACTTGgctcattttagaaaaaaaaaggatttaatgATACTTTCAGTGCTTACCAAAATACTGACTTTTAAGTTATTTCCACAATTCTAGCATGAAAATTTATATTCAGAGTCACATAGAAAAAAGATTCTTACAAATTTGgttaaataggccgggcgcggtggctcaagcctgtaatcccagcactttgggaggccgagacgggcggatcacgaggtcaggagatcgagaccatcctggctaacacggtgaaaccccgtctctattaagaaatacaaaaaactagccgggcgaggtggcgggcgcctgtagtcccagctactcaggaggctgaggccggagaatggcgtgaacccgggaggcggagcttgcagtgagctgagatccggccactgcactccagcctgggcgacagagcgagactccgtctcaaaaaaaaaaaaaaaaaaaaaaacaaatttggtaaaatatatgtgtaaCAGTTTTTGCAGGTATTGTGTTTTAAGGAAGAAAAGCTGTTTTCAAGCTGTAAAAAGCCTAGAGGTAATAATTCAGCCCTCTctttttgcaaatgaggaaacctACAGattgtctaaaattaaaattaatgtagtTTTTACCAATGGAGGAATCTGGGCAAAGGGTATACAGAACTCTTCTTGTACTATTTTGGCAGCTTCAcatgaatttataattatttcaaaataagcagTTTTGAAAcgtaaaaataacaatgaaaaaattggtgtgtttttatcttttctagTTTGTGGAGGACTATGAGCCTACCAAAGCGGACAGCTATCGGAAGAAGGTAGTGCTAGATGGGGAGGAAGTACAGATCGATATCTTAGATACAGCTGGGCAGGAGGACTACGCTGCAATTAGAGACAACTACTTCCGAAGCGGGGAGGGGTTCCTCTGTGTTTTCTCTATTACAGAAATGGAATCCTTTGCAGCTACAGCTGACTTCAGGTATGTCCTAGAGTAATGTTGCTTGTGACATACCATACAACAATTTCTTCCCCACACACAAGTAGACAACTAGAGGTTCTAACTTGTTAGTCTTTTACTCTAATTGTGTTTATTCCCTTTTTGATATTAGTATATGACTCTCTCTACTGTGTTATGTACACACGGTTAGGATACTTTGCATAGTCTTACAGCTATTCCAGTGTCACCTGTATTAGAGTTTGATCTTGTGACAGCTTCACTTACCCAGAGTCTCTATGAGTTACTGAAGTATTTCTCTTTAGTGTAAACTACTACTGCCATAATAGTTCATACTTGGAGCACATAGTGGAGCTTACCCAGGTGTTACAGCTTTCTCTGTTAGTCACGGTTTCTCAGCACCTATGTAATGTTCAGCAGACACTTTGCCATCCTCCTCAAAATATAGATGCCCTAATAGCacaggctaattttgtttgtttgtttttcttattacatGGGAACCTtcagaatgaatgaatttttgaaTAGAAATAATATCTCTGTAGATGGGCACACTAGattgttatataatatttttaatatttattgtttaatcAAAATCTGGAACCCATTTGGTTTTAGAGGAGGTGGTTTTGGTGAAGGGGAAAGAGGTACTCCTCTATAAGAGAAATTTGGTATAGAGTTCTTGTGTGGTCTTGCAAATACTACATGCATAAATGAAGTGTTCTTTAATTAAATGATacgtatttttatttctgtgttaagTGTCTACTTGATTATGGAGGACAGAAAAGAAGCATGTAATGTATCCACTATTTTCAAGATTCACACAGCCTAAATGAATATATAAGGCATTTAACCAAGAGCAAGTTAGTGACAAAGTAGGAAACATGGGCAGTGGTTAGTACAGAGGATCTGGGAGGGGAAAGAAACTGGGAAACCTTCATGAAATAGATGAGCTTGAAGAAAAGAAGGATTTTCACATATAAGGAAAGAGGGCATTTCAGGTGGTTGAGCAAAAAACTAAACCAAGGCTTATACaaagcattcctttttatgcACACTTGAAAATCTCAAGAACTTATTCTAATAGAGAATAATAGGTAAATACTTTGTAAACATGTCCAAGTTAAAGACACAGAGAAGTGACTCACCAGTTTGCTAATCCACAGGAGACTGAGAGATTGTGTCTGTGCCTGTGTGCAAAGCATTTTAAAGAATCAGTTGCAATGTCCATTTCATGGCTCTTTTTACTAAATAGGAAAATCCacttactaaaagtacaaaaagtaagTAATTGAGAAACTCTGAAGTatagatttatttataaaataaagtgtgTTGGTTTCTATGAGGAAGGAATTTCATATATGATGACATGCAAAGGGTGGCAGACCCTGGTAACTTGTAATTGGGAGACATGTTGAAAGTTATGTAAATGCCAATGCttattcattcagcagatatttgAGTGCTTATAATGTAGCAAGTCGTGTTCTAAGTAATGGAATAAATGTTAATCACCATAGTCACCAAAGTCAAAGTGGTATCTCAGGAGAATAAGGTATTTTCATGCCAAGAATCTTGGGCGATTATTATTACAGAAAATAAGGATGATTCATTACTCTTATGGCATACCTCCAGTGCCCCTGCCATAAATAAAAATGACCCTACTGACTCACCAACAATATGAAAGACTTTTTTGAAAAGGTCTGAATGGTTATAGTAGGCACTCCATGTGGTCTAAACTACAAGAGTAGCATAAATATCAGCTCCTCCCTTTAACCTTCCTGGTCATCTCTATGATCCACAAAATCCATTACTTCCTTGTCTATATATGCGATGTCCTTGATACAACTCCAGTATCACACTTAACACCCATTCCTTGCCTGTCTCAGTATCCCCAGTACCTATATATGACATAGTTGCTAGCATATGATCTATAGTAAGTACATGTTTAGTAAACATTTGTTTTGATTCAAAAACCGTTACCTTTTGGTTTTTACTTTCCTATGTCAAAATGAAGTTGGACCAGATTGTACTTCCCTATTCTGAAATTCTGTAATAGCCTCTAAAACTGTATTTAAAGGGAGTATTGTATTAAGCAAAATGTATATGAAGTTTATACCATAGGATTACCTTTCTCTGACATCCAGTAAAGTTGCTAATAAAACCAATCTATtaactctgaaaaaaaataacatcTTCTTACCTCAGAACCCAGTAGGTCCAGGTTTTCTACAGCCTTGTTTCTGCCAGCATCAGTCACACTATAGTTTTTCAGCATTGGTTTCCCTGCAGCGCCTGACTCAGAGTAGCTTAGTAggtatttattaagaaataaattaatgactatatatacacacatataaccAGAGGTGCTAGAGTTAAAAACACCTGAGTCAGTCTCACCTTCCAAGTGGTGAGACTGAGTGGCAGGTTAGTTGTTGTTAACAACCTCATTCAGTGGCGATCattaagtcaggaaacaacagatgctggcgaggatgtggagaaatagggatgcttttacactgttggtgggagtgcaaattagtttaaccattgtggaagacagtgtgatgattcctcaaggatctagaactagaaataccatttaacccagtgatcccattgctggatatatacccaaaggattataaatcatgctactatgaagacacatgcacatgtatgtttattgcagcactactcacaatagcaaagacttggaaccaacccaaatgtccatcaatgatagactggattaagaaaatgtggcacatatacaccatggaatactatgcagctataaaaaaggatgagttcatgtcctttgcagggacatggatgatgctggaagccatcattctgagcaaactatcacaaggacagaaaaccaaacaccgcatgttctcactcataggtgggaactgaacaatgagatcacttggacacaggacggGACACATCACACACTTGGGCCTGTCTTGGGGTGGGGGTCtgcgggagggatagcattgggagaagtacctaatgtaaatgatgagttgatgggtgcagcaaaccaacatggcacatgtatccctatgtaacaaacctgcacgttgtgcacatgtaccctagaacttaaagtataattaaaaaaaaaaaagaagaagaagaagaacagcATTCAGGTCCTCATTCACAAAGGAAACTGGTTAAGAAAGTCACAGCATGCCCTAGAAAAAGATTGTGATTGGCCAAAATCCTCTTCACAAGTACTGCATATATTTAATAGTAATCATGGTGAAAGTTGACATAGTTTTTGCAAGAAATCATGTGAGTGGTAGGAAGCATCATAGCACTATGTAGTGCTGTACATCTTAGCCTGCATCACCCAGATACCATGCTTATTtggcattttgttttctaaaaggaTGTTTAAGACAAATACAAATCAGTGAAGAATGGCGTTTACTTTCTCTGTGACCCATAGTCTGTGCAGCCTATAGTCTATTCACGTTAGAAGAACTGAGAGTTCAGTTCCAAAGAACTTCCTCTGAGTGTTGAATGTATTCGAATGTTTGCTACATCATGAGTAATCAAGTGAATGAAGTAATAATAGTAGTAGCACTACCTCATACTCATGCAACACTTACCAGGAGCCAGACTGTTCTAAGCATTCACATATATAAACTAGTTTCTCAAACAACACTGTGAGGTAGATACTACTGGATTTCATAGATTATAAGATGTACATTTTAACAGCTCTCAGGGCTATGTCTTATGATACGGCACCATACAGTTATAATTGCCAGCATTTTTTCTTGGAGTCTATAAAATAAGATTGAGAACAGTGATGTCTTAaatttgactttattttaaaaagcgaCATCcaaatttataaatgaagaagCTGAAATGCAGGGAGGTTAAGTGGCTTGCCCCAGGTCATGCAGTCAGGAATAGCATAGAGTTAAAATCCAGGAGGTCTGCCTTTGTATTCTCGTGGTATCTAATGTACAAGTTCATTGTGTGCTTTGGAGTTGGATTTCTCAGACCTGGTTCTACTTAAGTGTGACTCTGAGCAAGTTAACGTAATTTCTCTGTGtatcagattcctcatctgtaggACAAGAATAATAATGATACTAACTTCATAGGTTTaggtaaggattaaatgagaaaatatgtaaAGTCCTGAAAGTGGTGTTTGGCACATTGTGAACACTGAGTAAAATGTTAGTGGTAGTAGTGTGGTGGTGGTATTTAGGAAACATTGTCTAAGAAGCACAGAATAGAATAATCTGAAAATAAGGGAAGAAGGTTTTTCCCAATTTCTCAAGCATCACTATAGAATGCctgcagccaggtgcagtggctcactgcagtaatcccagcactttgggagggtgaggcagacagatcacttgagctcaggcgttcaagaccagtctggacaacacggtgaaaccccgtctctatggaaaaaagaaaaaaaaaattagctgggtatggtggtgcgtgcctgtggtatAGTTgtgctacttgggaagttgaggtgggagaattgcttgattccgggaggttgaggctgcagcgagccatgatcatgccactgcactccagcctgggtgtcagggaaaaaaaaaaaaaaaaaaagacctgcaAAACCAAGTGTACTTTGCTGATTTGCCATTCTAATATccctttaattttctcattttctcttattgtaaaatatagtcatccctcagtatggggtggggggggggattggttccaggaccccttgTGGATACCAGCATCCATGGATGTTCAagtctcttctataaaatggtgtGGTATTTGTAGATagcctatgcacatcctcccatgtacgttaagtcatctctagattatttttaatagctaATACAGTGTAATTGCTAGGTAAATCGTTGTTattctgcattttaaattttgttttactttttgttgtggcatttttttggtttttgattttttttttttttttttttttttgagacagggtcttactctgtcatccaggctagagtacagtgatgtaatcgtggctcactgcagccttgaattcctgggctcaagtgatcttcctgagtggctaggactataggtgcaccctactacacccagccaattttttttttctattctttatagatatggggtctcactatgttgcctgggctggtattgaactcctagcctcaagcaatcctcctgcctcagcctcccaaagtgctgggtttacaggtatgagccactgcacctggctgttttgggggttttaaaagatattttttatttgcagTTAGTTGAGTCtgtggatacagagggctgactgtactTATGTTCCTATAGCTTCAACAGCTCTTAATAATTTCAAAGGAGAGACATTTTTAAGGTAGCAAATTAGTGAACCTAAATCTTACAGATTTCCTTTTGTTCGTTGattttataagaaaacatttCTTCCAGTAGATTAATGagataacatttttttaatatttacactGTTCCATGCAGTTATAAGCACTTCACATTTAACCCTCATAGCAACTTTATAAGGAATGTATCATTGTtagctccattttatagatgaggaaactgaggtaagaAGTACTTTGCTCAGACTTACATGACTAGGAAGAGCAGAACCATGGTACTTTAAAGTTGATGACACTTTCACAGTGGATAACTTACCTCTCAATGCAAAATTTATGCTCGAGGTCTGACTTCCAGTAATTTCTGGCACATTTGGGTTTTAAAAAACAGTTGGCAGGACCCTTGATATGATGCAATAAGAATAGCACTCTCTTGTTATCTTCCTCCCAAGAACCAATAACCCTggtttaatcatgagaaaaacatctgACAAATCCCAGTTGAGAGACATTCAACAAACTGCCTGCCAGCAGTCCTCAAAACTATCAAGGTCATTAAAAACAAGGGAAGTCTGAGAACTACCATGGCCAACTCGAggctaaagagacatgacaaaaCTCAATGTCATGTGgcaacctggatgggatcctggaacagaaaaaggatgtCAGGCAAAAAGCAAGCACATTTGAATAAAGTTTGGACCTTAGTTGCTAATactgtatcaatattggttcattaattgtgatTCGTGTACCATAGTAGTAGAAGATGTTAACAATAGGGAAAACTAGATACGGGGTAAACAACTTTCTGTACTATCCTTataatgttattatttctttttcattttctcttatccAGGGAGCAGATTTTAAGAGTAAAAGAAGATGAGAATGTTCCCTTTCTACTGGTTGGTAACAAATCAGATTTAGAAGATAAAAGGCAGGTTTCTGTAGAAGAGGCAAAAAACAGAGCTGAGCAGTGGAATGTTAACTACGTGGAAACATCTGCTAAAACACGAGCTAATGTTGACAAGGTAACACGTGACTCTCTTTACTACTGCATCATGTTAAAATAGGTTGGTTTGCTTTAACTTGGCTCTCTTTTGTCTGGAGAGTCTATGAAACTTTCAAATAGAGATGTAAAGTATGTTGATTTTTATCATCCCTGAATGCTCAGATACATGTTAGGAATTTTAGTTCACCTTCTCCTTAGCTTCCCAAGAGACGTTAAAACACAAGACACTGCAGCtaaatgtacctttttttttttttttttttttttagcactgaTGGCATTCTTGACCTTTTTCCCCCCTTATCCTATTGAGTCTTTGAAT
The nucleotide sequence above comes from Macaca nemestrina isolate mMacNem1 chromosome 4, mMacNem.hap1, whole genome shotgun sequence. Encoded proteins:
- the LOC105497757 gene encoding ras-related protein Ral-A; translation: MAANKPKGQNSLALHKVIMVGSGGVGKSALTLQFMYDEFVEDYEPTKADSYRKKVVLDGEEVQIDILDTAGQEDYAAIRDNYFRSGEGFLCVFSITEMESFAATADFREQILRVKEDENVPFLLVGNKSDLEDKRQVSVEEAKNRAEQWNVNYVETSAKTRANVDKVFFDLMREIRARKMEDSKEKNGKKKRKSLAKRIRERCCIL